Part of the Notamacropus eugenii isolate mMacEug1 chromosome 5, mMacEug1.pri_v2, whole genome shotgun sequence genome is shown below.
tggtaggattacacacacacacacacacacacacacacacacacacacacacacacacacacacacacactacaggttgtgttgaatcagaagagatgatatccacaaaaaaccaaaaacaaaataaaaattaaggcaTGAGGGAGggaaatactgggaggagaaagggagaaatggaatggggcaggttataattgataaaagagataagaaaaattttgttcaatggaggagaaaagggagaaggggagaggggaaaaatgaagctactctctccacatatggcttaagtagggaataacatgctcactaaatttgttaTGAATATCTatcatcttacactacaggaaagtaggagaggaggtgacaagtggggtgaggggaatgatagaagggagggcaaatgggacaagggagtaactagaaataaacacttttgggaagggtcaaggtcaaatgagggaattaaaaaaacaaggggtatagagtaggacagagggcaatatagttagtattacacaacacgattattatggaagtcttttgcaaaatgacacatatttactctgtattgaattgcttgccttctcagtgggcatgggtagggagggagggagggagagaagtttgaattcaaagtactagaaacggatgttgagaattattattgcatataaccgggaaataagaaacacaggtaatggggtatagaaatttaccttgccctacaagaaaagagagaagatggagataagggacgggtggggtgtgatacaagggagggcacattgagggaaggagtaatcagaatgcaaggtattagggggtgggggacggggacagatggggagaaaaattggatgttacaaagtgatgtaacagcaattagtattaaaacatttgactgaattaattactgagattaaatcagagacatctttagtttgggaaaaagaatgttagtctaagtttcctagaggcaggtaacttcaggtaaaatttggcagtgatggaaaagttaaggttttaatagtaaatttgattttatgattgttatttaatcaggaactagaacatgtagagaaaggcatgtaagccacttaagacttgcctcaaaagatgttccttagccaatgtgaaattatagtcatatctgaaacctggttattggaacttgctattttaagattctatgggactattaactgacagttcttctgagtctaactccaggtatggatagcaagaaaggtggtctgagcctctaatccatgatgccagtaagcctgtgagatgctggtatgaactgcaaaaggtgatcccatgggaaggatgggagagcagctgttcagcgtgagctgaggtaggattctcctgactcaacttccccactgacacctggcagacttgaagcctgactgaatgcaagttgacaatctactcctgcctggaactgacacgaagttggggagatattgtttccctgcaatgtccctactcttagtggcaatttcctatagtcaaaaggtttgtaagcttaataccagatccattaaattatagattgttggtaggggaacatccaaggttaagtctaaaattaagctattaggcttaggactttagaccaacaacaataagtgaGGGTCCTTTAATTGTTagcaatagtgtggagacaattaggtcaagggcttgtgaagttagcatacatagttattatttgtgtctcagttggttaatgttaaaaaaaaaaatttgtttgtggtctatattgtaaatgctttaaaagaagtatcacctgaccgaaggttggaattgttttatgtgatatgaactgtgttaaaaatgaaaaataaaaaaaaataaagatccaTTTTGTAATCAATAGTAAAGTGATCCTTTGTAACATCAATAATATTGTTAGAGGTTGCTAATGGGAAGTGGATATTAATTCACAAAGTTGATGCTCAAAATCTAAAATAAAGAGCTCCACCTTATTTAGTGTGTTATTCCCATTCAGTCTTGCCTCTCAGACATAgagactgtgtgatcctgggcaaatcacttaacctcagttctctaggcaactaagactacaaattgcagaGAACATGTCAGAATCCAATGGTAAAAGAAACTTCCTCACTTGAGAGCCCCTTATACTACTAAGCTCCCTATTCCTATACTACCCTTTTCGGTAGCTAACAAAGTTAGTAGAACATGAATATTCTActgtaagaaaaagaagaatcaaaatttatatgaaaattttaggtcaaagagaagattcaaaattcatcttgaatgGATGGCTGAACTTTGTAATAGGCCAAATTCAAATTGATTACTATCCAAacttgaaaacagaaaaatgcTTTTCCAGGACTTTCCACAGTGTGAATatgtttaaaatgataaaaatcttGCTAATCTGAAATTGTGTGTGTGGTGAAAATCAAGGTGAAATAAGGCCATTTTGTCTCTCTCAGCAGTACTTCATTTCCAACTTAATCTCAAGgtgcttcttttttttccactacttggcataaaatagaataaaatacatacaagagTCGTGTTTGCCAGTGTAATGAATTCAACTGAGAGCTCCTTGAAGAGAAAATTATCTATTTCCCCATTTAGCTCTATTCCATTTGACACAGGAATGAGGCAACTTACTAAAGTAaatataagggggaaaaaaaaagaagcggTTGATGATAAATTTATGGTAAGTAAGTGGGTGTAGCTTACAATAAATGACAGAATACCCAAGGAGGTCAACTTGGGTTGAAATATTACctgatttttaataatttcttttaaagaataggtaaattaattgaAAGTCACATATACTTAAGTTATGGAATCTAAAGATAATAAAACATGATGCCTGAATTTAGGTTTATTATTCCTATTAACTACCTCCAATAGCACTCCAAGTACATTCAACTGGGAAAGAGTTATTTACAATATTCTCACACTTCAAGGGGTTGATGAGAAAGTAGGGATATATTTAGGGCAGTTTCTGAAACACAGAACATGTGGTCAACTTGTTTACAGTTTCAAAAGCTTCATGAGCTGTcactaaaaatcaatcaatcaatcaaatacaTATTCATGGCACTCTACCAAGTTAGAGAGGTATAATCTCTATCTCTGCCTTACAAGGAGAAGCTAAAATGTATTAGAATCAATTCATATATAGCTAGCTAGGCACTAGTCCTAATctgttaaagcttaaaactgcaagTAGACTTTACAGACACCCCGTATACAAGGATAAGGATTAGACGGGcgatttcactggtgtagagaGCAGTGACAAAGCAAATCTGTTGATGCAAGTCAGTTCCTATTCTGCAaattagagagttgtctagagctctgagagggttaagtgacttgctcagggtcagagaGCTAGTTTATATCTgtggtgggacttgaacctagcCCTCCCTGGCTatgaagccagctctctatccactctgccatgctTCCTccatataaatagaaaatatagagAATAACTACAAGGTAGATGAGGAAgggcactgggaatacagaagagagaaatcaggaaaggtttcatacaAAAGATGGTTCTTGAACTGCATTTTAAAGAAAGAGGATACTGTGAGATGGAGCTGAGTTGAAGACACAAAGATAGAAGGTGGAGTGCCATATGTGAAGAACACAGAGAAAGTCAGTTTAGTTGAACGATGGAGTCAGAAAAGGAAGTAATGTACAACAAGGTTGGAAAGATATATTAGGTCCAACTTGTGAaggctgggattttttttttttttttgctttctgaaGAAGTTAATTTTTAATTGGTAAATACCATCTGAAGTTCCAAAAACATACAGTGATATCCAAATATATGAACAAgaaccaaagaaagaaacaagcacAATAATaagcaaggacattaaaaaaaaggataaacaaCATAACAATACCAAATAAAAAAAcataatgaaacaaataaaaaatttcccCCTGACCAAACAAAGTCAACAACACAAAAAAGTGAATGACTATTCAAACAACCAGCATTCTGTTATTCATAGTttggtaaaaagaaagaaaactgcatatgaactcttttttaaaattttagttttattttattttcaattctgaattctctctcccatctctctcctacCCCCCTTCCCCATCCACTGAGAAATTATGAGAAGGGTTAAAAAATACACAGAGgatactaacattaaaaatgaaaaggggtgaactcacctccaatgaggaggaaattaaaacaataattagaaactactttgcccaactttatgcccacaaattcgacaatctaaacgagatggatgaatattttaaaaaatacaaattgcccagattaacagaagaggaagttgaatacttaaacaaccccatctcagaaaaagaaattgaacaagccatcaatgaactccctaggaaaaaaatctccagggccagatggattcacaagtgaattctatcaaacatttaaagaacagttaattccaatactacatacactattcttgaaaattggggaagaaggagtcctcccaaattctttctatgatacaaatatggttttgatacccaaaccaggaagagacaaaacagagaaagaaaattatagaccaatttccctaatgaatatagatgcaaaaattttaaataagattttagcaaaacgaatacagcatcttatcacgagattaatacattatgatcaggtaggattcataccaggactacagggctggttcaatattaggaaaactattagcattatcgatcacatcaacaacaaagctaacaaaaaccacatgattatctcaatagatgcagaaaaagcttttgacaaaatacaacatccattcctactaaaaacattggagaacgtaggaataaagggaactttccataaaataataagcagtatctatctaaaaccttcagcaagcattatatgcaatggggataagctagatgcattcccaataagatcaggggtgaaacaaggttgtccattatcaccactattattcaatatggtactagaaatgttagctgtagcaattagacaagataaagatattcaaggaattagaatagccaaagaagaaactaagttatcactctttgcagatgatatgatgatttacctagagaatcccagagattcaagtaaaaaattacttgaattaataaacaactttggcaaagttgcagggtacaaaataaacccacacaaatcttctgcattcctatatattagcaacaaagttcaacagcaagagatagaaagagaaatcccatttaaagttagggtagacagtataaaatacttaggagtctacctgccaaaacaaacccagggactatatgaacacaattacaagacactttttgcacaaataaagtcagatttaagtaagtggaaaaacattagttgctcatgggtaggccgtgctaatataataaaaatgacaattctacccaaattaatatacttatttagtgccataccaattaaactatcagacaattactttctagagctggataaaataatatcaaaattcatttggaaaaacaaaaggtccagaatatcaaagggactaatgaaaagaaatgcctgggaaggtggcctagcgctaccagaccttaaactgtactataaagcagcaattatcaaaaccacttggtattggctaagaaacagagaggtagacaagtggaatagacttggcactcaagatgcagtaggcaaggaatatagcaaccttctgtttgataaacccaaggaccccagcttctgggataagaactcattgtttgataaaaattgctgggaaaactggataacagtgtggcggaaattaggcatagacccatacctgacaccgtacacaagaataaagtccaaatgggtacaggaTTTAGGTATAAAgcttgataccatgaataaactggagaagcaaggaatagtgtatttatcagatctatggagaagggaagaattctttactaaaggagagatagaatgcattatgaaatgcaaaatggataactgtgattacattaaactgagaagtttttgcacaaccaaacccaatgcaaccaaaatccggagggatgtagtaaattgggaaaaaatttttacagctaagctcggggataaaggcctcatttctagaatatatagagaactgacccaaatgtataatcatacaagtcattccccaattgataaatggtcaaaggatatgaacaggcaattttcagaggaagaaattaaagctatctataatcatatgaaaaaatgctctaaatcactattggttagagagatgcaaatcaaaacaactctgaggtaccacatcacacctataagattggcaaacatgacagaacaagaaaatgataaatgctggagaggatgtgggagagttggaacactaattcattgttggtggagctgcgagcgcatccaaccattctggagagcaatttggaactatgcccaaagggctacaaaaatgtgcataccctttgacccagcaatatcgctactaggactatatccccaagagatcataaaaatgggaaagggtcccacatgtacaaaaatatttatagcagcactctatgtagttgccaaaaactggaagtcaggagggtgtccatcaattggggaatggctgaataaattatggtatatgaatgtaatggagtactattgtgccataagaaatgatgaacaagaagacttcagagaggcctggaaggacttatatgacctgatgctgagtgaaaggagcagaaccaggagaactttatgcacagcaacaaccacagtgtgtgagagttttttctggtagacttagatttttgtaataacacaagaacttctgaaaaaaaaaaaaatcccaatggtggacctcaaggcaaaataccttccacactcagagagagaaatatggaagtcactcacataatgtagccgatcatgtttgtgtatgtgtatctgtttgtgtatcatgttctgatttgttatacggattctttcatttatcttagtctgactacatagcatgactatagtgaaaatatactcaataggaaagtatatgtagaacctatacagaattgtatgcagtcgtggggagggagggaggtagtggggggtgggtggggagggataaaatcgcaattgtatggcagtgattgttaaacattaaaaaaataaaaaaataaaaaaaaaatacacagaggaGTTAAtcttttatcttagaggcaacaaGGAATCACCAGAGCTTATTAAATAAGGGAGTGACACGGTCCAATTTGTGcttaagtaaaattatttttgcaactTTCTGCAGGATGGGTTGGAGTGGGGAAAAGACTTAAAGCAGGGAGACAAATTAAGAGGTCACAGCAATAGTCCAAACAAGAACTGGTAATAAGAATCCAAAGTGGGAgatctttgagaaaaaaagagtaagtTGGGTGCAACTTACAAGAtattatagagaaagaaagagcagaaTTTGACAACTGAATGGATATGCAGGGGTTAGGGaaagtaaagatcaaatgaaatactgaaGTTGTACACCTAGACAACTCAAAGCATAGTGTTGCCTTCAACAAAAATGAGGAAGTGTGGAAGAAGGGTAGGTGTTAGAAAGGCAATATAAGCTCTATATTGGTCACGCTGAGATCAAGGTGTTTCCAGAACATTCTATTTAAGATGTTCAGTAGACACTTGGTGATGTTGGACTGAAGCTCAAGATGTGGAAGCCTCCATAACGTGCTCACAGTGCTCAAACACAGCCTGTCTTAAAAAGGCCATAAAACCCAGACCTCCCCAGATGCGACCCCTGCACTTTGTCCTTGCCTAGAGAACTTACTACATAATGATGTTGTGTATCTAAGGGCCCAGAATTAGTTCTAATAGCTAAAATTTGCAGAGGCATATTTCAACtaaatgtaaaaaagaatttAGGTAGCGAATCTACTGTCCTTCAAAGTATTTAAGCAGAAAATCTCCCTGTAAAAAGGAAGATTATTACATTGGCAGTAAAGTTACACTACATGACTTCTCATGGCCTTTTCAGCTCTGGCTCCATTATACAATTATACAAATGTAGATATTTTATGTATTAGCTTTCTTAGGGTAGTGCCATACAGCTTCAGTAACTTAAATTATTCCCTAGTTCTTGCACAGTACCATTATCGTTATTTATGTGTATAGATGTCACTCATCAGTTAAATTTCTATGTGACTACTCATTTGATGACCTATCACAGTGTTCAAAACAAATTAAAGCACATTACAAATTTGTCATGGAATAGCAAGAGATGTCTGATAAAATTTGGATGaattcaaaaagatttttaaacatttcctcCCTCATAAGCAACTAAACTGTACCCTAACTCTTATCAGGGAAGCAACAATTGCAAATCTGGAACAGACATCCCAAGTCTCGTTTCCATGCACATAAAAGATATTTTTCAATACTGAATTTCATGGGAAAATCTGATACTTAAGAAACATTAATTTGTGGGGTTCAAGTGTGCAGAGCAATTTTGGATATGCCAACACAACATACATAAAATGTGTATTCTCAAGTTTAATCTATTATTAATATGCTTATTTAGTCTCTCAAAGCTTAGGGTACTTCAGGGCAGGAACTCTTATCACCTCTTTTGCCACTTCTATAGCATCCCAGTAAAACAAGTGTTGATTATTCAGTGAGGTAAACACAGTAATAAAGCCTTTCATTTATTAACACAATAGAATAAAGGAAAATCACTGCCTTATCACCAGAAGAGCTTTCTAGAGGACAAAAGGATCTTACAAGTTTTGAACAATTATAAGGCGATAACACGGGAGAactgaggaagggaaaaatattcAAGACAAAACAAGAGTCCCACAGAATCAGAAATGAGTCCAATGGgtactatatgtacatataagaaTGGAAGTAAATAGGCTCCCACCAAAAGTATCATAAGATACCTTGGTGCATAATTAGATTTTCCCACACAATCTTTTAATTCCCCAGTTTTACCTTTTTCCAGTAAAGGAATGAAATCCGGTGCTCTTTCTCGGAAAACTCTCTGAGCATCCTCAGGTTTCATTAATACTTCCTTTGTCTGAACCAGCAAAAAATCTTTGCTAAGCATCTattgaaaatagaaatatttagattttaaaatagcTACTAGATACTACTGAGTACCAAAATGTGCCTTTTCCTTTTAATGCTATTTTGTTATAAAAttggttaagaaaaagaaaaaaaaagtttctcacCTCATCAATTAGTTTCCTGGCATTTGCAGTAGTATAATCACCAGCAAATAACACAGCCAAACAGGATTCATCACTAATCTTCCGCCTCTGACCCCAGGTTATTGGAACAATGCTCCTACTGGCATCTGTAGAAATTCGTACAGCTTTAAGCTCTTCAAGATCAGGTAGAGGAACAGAGTCCTGAACCACTGCATCCTCTGATAGAAGGCTCCAATTGTTTTCTCCTGACAGAGGTGTAAAGTCATGGACGTTACTCCAAGTGTTGTTAAAGATGCTCAATCCTGCATCTTTGAACTGAAAAGCTAGCTCAGgataataaaactgaaaacagcCAAACTTGATATTTGCCGAGGACTCAATAATGGGTTGTGTGGCACAACATAAGAAGACTTCTAGCTTTCTACAATCCCTAGTACGAAACTGCTGGCAGGCTACTATGCACTTGCAATCTCTGCAATTCCGGAAAAATACACTGCCTTTTACAGGTCCCAGAAAGATTCTGCAGTTTGTACAGTCATCAATGGTGATTGTAGCAGAGTGATCAAAGATGTAGATGTTGCAGTTCTCACAGTCTTGAATGACAAACTGCTGTCCTGCAACTTTCCCAGGTAAGCGACCTACTGTCTCATCCTTCAAGCCATTAAACATATAGTCTTTGGGATCAATCTGGAggaacaaaacaaatgaaaagtttaaatttttaaataatataaaaaaaaaaagtggggaacCAACGTTTAGTtcccttctttttgttttaagtataaacaaacaaaaactaagcATATCAGTCCTACGACTGACCTCTAGTCTCTCACTTCCTAGGTCTATAAGCCACCTTTTGATTTGACTTGTCTCCACAGTCAAAGGATTTCCACTAgaatcccttcccccaccccacattCCACTGTATCTATCTCGCTGATCTCCAATCCGGAGTAACTCTCTCGGTCCATTTCTCATCTACTCAATAATAAGATCCCTTAGGGCAGGGACTATTGATTTTGTCTTTCTAGTTCCAGCACCCAGCCCACTGCCTTTtgctttaataaataatttttaaatttgagaGGCTGCTCAATGTTGCTAAAGAAAGTCACAAATATCATTATGATTGGATCCAATACAAGTTCTCTGCTACTCAATCcacaagaatttatcaagtgcTAGGCACTATGCAATCCTCAATTCATctctttcaatatatatatatttttaagaatcTACAATAAGACCTGGGGGAAGATACTTCAATATCAATGAAGTGATGAAGGGGAAATAAATCAGTCTGTGTTCTCTTGGGAGTCTTATAATTCTGTAGatgaatacaataaaaataactataatacaaaatgTAATATGTATCAGTATAAACAAAGACCTAAAAACAGTCTAAAGAAGGAGACACCACgtgtaattgaggaaaacaaagggaaaaaacatagACGAGGTACCATGTGAGCTGGATCTCAAATGTCAAGGagaatttcaatgaaaatgaggaaagaagataaaaatattaCTGGTATAAACAAAGACATGAAAGAAAGCTGTAAAGAGGGAGTGGGTAGTTCAATTTGACTGGTGCATAAAATATGGAGAAGGTGGTGTAATGACTTTTGAAAGGTGGGATGGTACCAGATTATGGAGAACCTTGAAAAATGGGCTAAGAAAAGTTTGGACTATGTTCTGTAGGCAATATGGAGCAAAATCAAAGCGAACAGGAGTGGCATGATTAGATCTTTGTATAAGCAAGATTAATCAAGCACCACCATGATTTCAACTTGCCAACATCCTATCACATTCCCTGTAACACCTGTTCTTAACCTCAAAACCCAACCCAGGCCCTTTTACTTTTACAAGGTAACTCGTGACTCCTGCTTTACTGAAAATGAAAACCTTTAGATATGATCTTCaaaatttctcttcccattttcacAAAAATTCCTTTTACAAAACTAACACCTTCCACCTGGTCTTTGACTCATCTTTCTCCTGTGggtcttctccttctcttctgtcttcaAACATACTCtcttataaaaaaacaaaaactctttccTTCAAGCCAGTTAACATTTATCTCACGTCCTCCTTTTATCACCCTTCAAATGGGAGACCTTTAACTACTGGTTAAACGTAACTCTAATGTAACCATGCTCTCCCCCCATCACCAATAACCTTAGCCACAAAATTCAaagtcttttttccttcttaagcTATGTTGGGAGCAAGAAGAGGAACAATAAAAGAATAATATTATTTGAGATGGATGGGTCAAAAACGATAGAACTATTCATCTTCCAATTCTGCTTGCTTCCTCTACCAAGAATAATAATCTCTAAATTGGCTAAAGAGAGGAGAGTATGGTTGACAGGGAGGGTCTGAAACCTCCAAATGGATCAGGAGATAATCAGAGAGCAACTAAGCTACCTTTCATGAACGGAAGCAACCTGGTCCCAGAAAACTCCATTCAGGATACTAAAATAAATCTGGGATGTTTTACTGCCTTCCTCTGTGCTCTTTAAGGATCAGAGATGGAAATATATTAATTTTCAAGAAGAAGGCAGGTCTTTATAGGCCAATAAGTTTAATAATGATTCTTAGAAATTAAgagaatatattattttaaagaatgaatacttaaaaaataaagaggtaatCACTAGGAGCTAGCACAGGCTCTTTTTTGAAAGAGTTGATAGAATGGAAGATTAGAAAAAGCCTATAATCATTCTCCAATAGTAAGAATGACATTTATATACAGCAGGGGCTCTTAACCTTGGATATGtgggcttttaaaaatatttttatatagtatttCAATGTAACTGGCTTCCTTTCTAGTCCtaggtattttgttttatatgtttaaaaacaatattctgtgAAGTGGaacataggtttcaccagactgccaaaggagttcatgacagcataaaaaaggttaagaactcctgatctagtgctttaagattttcaaagattttttatcACACTTGCTCCTTACAATAAGCCTCTAAGGGTAACTGCTATCATCATATCCATTTTAAAGATTCTATAACTGGCAaagagagactaagtgacttgtttgTGGTCACACTGAAAATAAATGTCTGAACTCAACACCTCCTGATTTCACGTTTAACACTTTACCACTACAGTACATAGCTAGCTGTGCTTCTGCTTAATTCCACAGTGTAATAAGATGCAAATGAGATTTCATCTTGTAGGCAAaatagcaaaaaggaaaagaaaaagaaaaagagaaaaaatcaggCAAAATACCTAATAT
Proteins encoded:
- the RP2 gene encoding protein XRP2 isoform X3, whose amino-acid sequence is MGCLFSKKRKTGKESRQSSAAPGEAGEQPPQKQYSWDKREKIDPKDYMFNGLKDETVGRLPGKVAGQQFVIQDCENCNIYIFDHSATITIDDCTNCRIFLGPVKGSVFFRNCRDCKCIVACQQFRTRDCRKLEVFLCCATQPIIESSANIKFGCFQFYYPELAFQFKDAGLSIFNNTWSNVHDFTPLSGENNWSLLSEDAVVQDSVPLPDLEELKAVRISTDASRSIVPITWGQRRKISDESCLAVLFAGDYTTANARKLIDEMLSKDFLLVQTKEVLMKPEDAQRVFRERAPDFIPLLEKGPVIALEFNGDGSVEGCQLIINDVFNGTKIFVSENKVTASGDVDSFYNFADLQMGM
- the RP2 gene encoding protein XRP2 isoform X2 encodes the protein MEIDPKDYMFNGLKDETVGRLPGKVAGQQFVIQDCENCNIYIFDHSATITIDDCTNCRIFLGPVKGSVFFRNCRDCKCIVACQQFRTRDCRKLEVFLCCATQPIIESSANIKFGCFQFYYPELAFQFKDAGLSIFNNTWSNVHDFTPLSGENNWSLLSEDAVVQDSVPLPDLEELKAVRISTDASRSIVPITWGQRRKISDESCLAVLFAGDYTTANARKLIDEMLSKDFLLVQTKEVLMKPEDAQRVFRERAPDFIPLLEKGPVIALEFNGDGSVEGCQLIINDVFNGTKIFVSENKVTASGDVDSFYNFADLQMGM
- the RP2 gene encoding protein XRP2 isoform X1 → MQFAQKIDPKDYMFNGLKDETVGRLPGKVAGQQFVIQDCENCNIYIFDHSATITIDDCTNCRIFLGPVKGSVFFRNCRDCKCIVACQQFRTRDCRKLEVFLCCATQPIIESSANIKFGCFQFYYPELAFQFKDAGLSIFNNTWSNVHDFTPLSGENNWSLLSEDAVVQDSVPLPDLEELKAVRISTDASRSIVPITWGQRRKISDESCLAVLFAGDYTTANARKLIDEMLSKDFLLVQTKEVLMKPEDAQRVFRERAPDFIPLLEKGPVIALEFNGDGSVEGCQLIINDVFNGTKIFVSENKVTASGDVDSFYNFADLQMGM